Proteins found in one Bacillus subtilis subsp. subtilis str. 168 genomic segment:
- the ydeM gene encoding putative dehydratase (Evidence 3: Putative function from multiple computational evidences; PubMedId: 1556068, 26349822; Product type e: enzyme), which yields MKLDEFTIGQVFKTKSLKVSKDDIMRFAGEFDPQYMHVDEEKASKGRFNGIIASGIQTLAISFKLWIEEGFYGDDIIAGTEMNHMTFIKPVYPDDELFTIVEVLDKQPKRNELGILTVLLSTYNQKEVKVFEGELSVLIKR from the coding sequence ATGAAGTTAGATGAGTTTACAATTGGCCAGGTCTTCAAAACGAAATCATTAAAAGTATCAAAAGATGATATTATGCGGTTTGCGGGTGAATTTGACCCTCAGTATATGCATGTAGATGAAGAAAAAGCGAGTAAAGGCAGATTTAATGGAATTATCGCTTCCGGCATACAAACACTGGCCATATCTTTTAAACTTTGGATTGAAGAAGGTTTCTATGGAGACGATATTATAGCCGGAACAGAGATGAATCATATGACATTCATAAAACCCGTATATCCGGATGATGAATTGTTTACAATTGTTGAGGTTCTTGATAAGCAGCCAAAGAGAAATGAATTGGGAATACTCACAGTATTGCTATCTACTTATAATCAAAAAGAAGTAAAAGTGTTTGAAGGTGAGTTATCTGTATTGATCAAACGATAA
- the ydeN gene encoding putative alpha/beta hydrolase (Evidence 3: Putative function from multiple computational evidences; PubMedId: 15159570; Product type e: enzyme), which produces MTKQVYIIHGYRASSTNHWFPWLKKRLLADGVQADILNMPNPLQPRLEDWLDTLSLYQHTLHENTYLVAHSLGCPAILRFLEHLQLRKQLGGIILVSGFAKSLPTLQMLDEFTQGSFDHQKIIESAKHRAVIASKDDQIVPFSFSKDLAQQIDAALYEVQHGGHFLEDEGFTSLPIVYDVLTSYFSKETR; this is translated from the coding sequence ATGACAAAACAAGTCTATATCATTCATGGCTACAGAGCCTCCTCAACAAATCATTGGTTCCCTTGGCTGAAAAAACGTCTGCTCGCAGATGGGGTCCAAGCAGACATTTTAAACATGCCTAATCCGCTCCAGCCAAGACTTGAGGATTGGCTGGATACACTCTCTTTATATCAGCACACTTTACATGAAAATACGTATTTGGTTGCGCACAGCTTAGGTTGCCCCGCCATTTTGAGATTTTTGGAACATCTTCAATTACGAAAACAGCTTGGCGGAATCATACTTGTTTCCGGCTTTGCCAAATCATTGCCCACTTTACAGATGTTAGATGAATTTACACAGGGATCGTTTGATCATCAAAAAATCATCGAGTCCGCGAAGCACCGTGCTGTCATTGCTTCTAAGGACGACCAAATTGTGCCTTTTTCATTCAGCAAGGATCTGGCACAACAAATTGATGCTGCGTTATATGAAGTTCAGCACGGAGGTCATTTTCTAGAAGATGAGGGATTTACTTCTTTGCCTATTGTTTATGATGTTTTAACCTCTTATTTTTCAAAGGAAACCCGCTAA
- the ydzF gene encoding putative transcriptional regulator (Evidence 3: Putative function from multiple computational evidences; Product type r: regulator), translated as MNSLCRSKQAPFEYTLSLIGGKWKMRILYELGCEKTMRYGELKRAMPFITHKMLSAQLKELQTDGLIHRSEVSHTPLKVEYSLSDRGRSLYPLIDEMCKWGMAQGGPHM; from the coding sequence ATGAATAGCCTGTGCCGCAGTAAACAAGCCCCATTTGAATACACCTTATCTCTTATAGGGGGCAAATGGAAAATGAGAATTCTCTATGAGTTAGGGTGTGAAAAAACGATGAGATACGGCGAGCTGAAAAGGGCTATGCCCTTCATCACCCATAAAATGTTAAGCGCACAGCTTAAGGAATTGCAAACTGACGGCCTTATTCATCGGTCTGAGGTTTCTCACACCCCACTGAAAGTAGAGTATTCGTTATCTGACAGAGGGCGATCTTTGTATCCCCTCATAGATGAGATGTGTAAGTGGGGAATGGCACAAGGAGGGCCTCATATGTAA
- the ydeO gene encoding putative integral inner membrane protein (Evidence 3: Putative function from multiple computational evidences; PubMedId: 15849754, 16850406; Product type m: membrane component) — protein MNTPKKHKKFKAKMILQIIMVIIGGIIAAYGLETVLIPNSVSDGGVTGLSIVGSQLFNLPLGILIAVINIPFVWLGYKQIGKSFALLSIIGIVSLAAGTSFFHHTPAIIEGDTLLITVVGGIILGFGMGLALRNGGALDGIDMLAVLLSRKLPFGTSDLILFLNLFVFIFVSTVFGLQGALLSVIAYYIASKVIHVVEEGLSGSKTFQIITTQPELMVETIRDQLGRSATYKEAYGGFSHEKFKEITCVINRLEETKLKEIINDIDKTAFVTVYDVAEVKGSNFRNLNHH, from the coding sequence ATGAATACACCCAAAAAACATAAGAAATTTAAAGCGAAAATGATTCTCCAAATCATCATGGTTATCATTGGAGGAATCATAGCGGCATATGGACTAGAAACAGTGCTCATTCCAAACAGTGTATCTGATGGAGGGGTGACGGGTCTTAGCATCGTTGGTTCACAGCTATTCAACTTGCCGCTGGGGATTTTGATTGCTGTGATCAACATTCCATTTGTCTGGTTAGGATATAAGCAAATTGGGAAAAGCTTTGCATTATTATCAATTATCGGAATCGTATCGCTTGCCGCGGGGACAAGCTTTTTCCACCACACACCCGCTATCATAGAAGGAGATACCCTGTTAATTACCGTTGTCGGCGGGATTATCCTTGGATTCGGAATGGGGCTGGCGCTGCGTAATGGCGGCGCATTAGATGGAATTGACATGCTTGCTGTGCTGCTATCCCGAAAACTGCCATTCGGAACGAGCGATCTCATTCTATTCTTAAACCTATTTGTGTTTATTTTTGTTTCCACAGTATTTGGCTTACAAGGGGCATTGCTTTCAGTCATTGCTTACTACATTGCATCCAAAGTGATTCATGTTGTGGAGGAAGGCTTAAGCGGCTCTAAAACCTTTCAAATTATTACAACCCAACCTGAATTAATGGTAGAGACAATACGTGATCAATTAGGCCGAAGCGCCACATATAAAGAAGCTTACGGGGGTTTTTCCCACGAGAAATTTAAAGAAATCACATGTGTCATCAACCGTTTAGAAGAAACCAAACTAAAGGAAATTATTAATGATATTGATAAAACTGCCTTTGTTACCGTGTATGATGTAGCTGAAGTGAAGGGCAGCAATTTTAGAAATCTTAATCATCACTAA
- the ydeP gene encoding putative transcriptional regulator (Evidence 3: Putative function from multiple computational evidences; Product type r: regulator), with protein sequence MRNRKLGIDYSSDDFEGCPVETTLDIIGGKWKGILLYHLIDGKKRFNEFRKLYPKITQRMLTLQLRELERDGVIHREVYKQVPPKVEYSLTEFGRTLEPVILHMKDWGEKYKDRIDKLEAARKAEDKI encoded by the coding sequence TTGAGAAATCGTAAACTCGGCATTGATTATTCTTCTGATGACTTTGAAGGATGTCCGGTGGAGACAACATTAGATATCATCGGAGGTAAGTGGAAAGGCATTCTTCTTTATCATCTCATTGACGGTAAAAAGAGGTTTAATGAGTTTCGAAAACTATACCCAAAAATTACCCAGCGTATGCTCACGCTACAATTAAGAGAATTGGAACGGGATGGCGTGATTCACCGCGAGGTTTATAAACAGGTCCCTCCAAAAGTCGAATACTCTTTAACTGAGTTTGGAAGAACATTAGAACCTGTTATCCTGCACATGAAGGACTGGGGAGAAAAATATAAAGACAGGATTGATAAGCTCGAAGCAGCACGTAAAGCTGAAGATAAAATCTAA